The window agaatgtAGGGATGCTCTAGAGGAACGTGTGGAAATACTTGGACGTGAGCTTGATGTAAAATCTCCGTCATTGGTAAGAATTGGATAACCGGCGGAATCGATGTCCATGAAATCCCACTTAGAATTATTTaggcaaaaaaaatccacGGCATATATTTTGTTGACCGTTTTATTAGGAATTGGTTGAGCCACTTTAGATTTCTCTGTTATGGTTGCTATAAATATAAGGCCTTCGATTTCTATCAGACCAATGAAACCGTATATTTCATGGCGAGAAAGTTTTTTGAAACCACGTCCGTTTAAGTCAGTTTTTGGAACCAATTCTACAGCACACGTAGATCTTCGGGACGTCTTGTTATCAATTGGTCTAAACACCAATCCATGTGTTTCTGAAACTATTGCTATCTTTCTAGTTTGCTGTTTAGATAGGagtattttcattgttgttggatGTTTGTTCTTCAATTATTTCTTAGTAGTATGGTCCCTATCAcaaattttcaatcaaCGGTATACCTGCACCTTATGTGACAAGCTTATGGTGTCCTTTATCCTTGTAGGTCTAGTTTGATCTCTCTTCTTAACTCCAGTTTTGTTTCAATTTCGTTACTAACCGCCAAACAAGCGTTCGGGTCACCCCTCAAGCATTTGATTCAAGAAGTTTCTCAAAAAACGAGAAATAGGTTTGgaaaaataccaaaagTAAAATTTCTAATATAGACATCCGTGTTTCTGTtaagtatataaataagTATAGAAATAAATAGACGCGAGCAAGTCTTGCTTAAAGGAAAAGTTCTTATGCTGAGCCAGATGCCGCAGCACTCTTGCCTTCAGAGTTAGCCGAAGATGGAATCGATACATCACCGGAATGGATAATGTTATTGATAGTGGCAAAGATAGCTCTCACAGAAGAGTCACCGACATCTTCGGAGACACCTACACCCCACTTATAGGCTTTTTCATTGTCTGCATTACGTCTGTACGATAGATGGATGTAAGAAGCAGCTTGAGTAGAAGAACCAGAACCTAAGGAATGTTCTGTGTAGTTTGCCACAGCAAATCTTACGTTCAAAAAGTTGGATAGGGCATCGATCAAAGAGGAGATTGGACCGTTACCTGTACCTTCAATATCGACGATTTCGTCACCCACTTTAACTTGACCAGTGAATACTCTACGTTCAGTGCCGAATTTCTCCACATTGAAATTCACTAAACTTATAGCTTGGTATTGTTCATCATTGTAGTTGTAAGCTTCCTTAAACAACTTGGAGATTTCGTCTGATTTTAGTTCTCTACCCAAGGAGTCAGCATGGTCTTGAACAGCGCTAGAAAATTCAATCTGCATGTTTCTTGGAAGGTCTAAACCTAGAGATCTCAAAATAACCCAAGCAGCACCACCTTTACCGGACTGAGAGTTTACTCTGATAACAGCTTCGTAGTCACGACCAATATCCTTTGGATCCAATGGCAAATATGGAATTCTCCATTGAGTTTCACCTTGAGCACGCTTCTTGTTTTGCAAGTTAAAACCCTTCTTAATGGCGTCTTGATGAGAACCGGAGAAGGCACAAACAACCAGGTCACCACCGTATGGGGCTCTTTGAGATACTGGAATCTTGTTACAACGTTCAACTACATCTAGGACAGAGGTTAAATCGGAGAAATCTAAGTTAGGAGGGACACCATGAGTGTACATATTCATAGCGACAGTGACCAAATCAACATTACCTGTACGTTCACCATTACCGAAAAGACAACCTTCCACACGATCGGCACCAGCAAGCATACCTAACTCGGTGGCAGCAACACCGCAACCACGATCATTGTGGCAATGTGTGGAGATACAAACCTTCTCACGTTCTGTGATGTGGGTGGAAAAATACTCAATTTGGTCAGCGTACACGTTTGGAGAAGCAACTTCTACAGTAGCTGGTAGATTAAAAATGA is drawn from Saccharomyces mikatae IFO 1815 strain IFO1815 genome assembly, chromosome: 14 and contains these coding sequences:
- the LEU4 gene encoding 2-isopropylmalate synthase LEU4 (similar to Saccharomyces cerevisiae LEU4 (YNL104C) and LEU9 (YOR108W); ancestral locus Anc_2.172), producing the protein MVKQSIILLVEHAASRASRVIPPVKLAYKNMLKDPSSKYKPFNAPKLSHRKWPDNQITKAPRWLSTDLRDGNQSLPDPMSVEQKKEYFHKLINIGFKEIEVSFPSASQTDFDFTRYAVENAPDDVSIQCLVQSREHLIKRTVEALAGAKRATIHTYLATSDMFREIVFNMSREEAISKAVEATKLVRKLTKDDPSQQATRWSYEFSPECFSDTPGEFAVEICEAVKNAWEPTEENPIIFNLPATVEVASPNVYADQIEYFSTHITEREKVCISTHCHNDRGCGVAATELGMLAGADRVEGCLFGNGERTGNVDLVTVAMNMYTHGVPPNLDFSDLTSVLDVVERCNKIPVSQRAPYGGDLVVCAFSGSHQDAIKKGFNLQNKKRAQGETQWRIPYLPLDPKDIGRDYEAVIRVNSQSGKGGAAWVILRSLGLDLPRNMQIEFSSAVQDHADSLGRELKSDEISKLFKEAYNYNDEQYQAISLVNFNVEKFGTERRVFTGQVKVGDEIVDIEGTGNGPISSLIDALSNFLNVRFAVANYTEHSLGSGSSTQAASYIHLSYRRNADNEKAYKWGVGVSEDVGDSSVRAIFATINNIIHSGDVSIPSSANSEGKSAAASGSA